TCTGATGTCGAGGCAGCTTACCTCGGTATGTTCATGGGAGGGATGAATCCCGGGGTTCAGCTCCGCGTGATTGGCTACAGCTATGGAGGCCGCATCGTCACCGGCGCGATGCATATGCTTGGTAACGGCACGTGGATGGGACTGACCCTGCCCGAAGGAAAACGCCCCAATGCACGGGTCGCTTTGTGGGTTCCCGGCGAACATTGCCACTGGCTCCTGCCGGGGCATGCCCACGGCAATGCAATTCCAGCCGCCGACGCCTGGCTAAGTCTCTACAACCGCTGCGACGAGGTGTTGTGGCGCTATCCCAAACTCGATCCGTGCGACGAGAGTCAGGCACTTGGATTCGCTGGGCTTTGCAACGCAGCGTCGCTTCCAGCCGATTATTCCGAGCGCTGGAATGAGTGGAGCGTCAATCACCTGATTGGTGCCGAGCACAACATGCGACTCTACTGGGGCTCGCACGAAGTTATCAGCCGAACGCGCTCACACCTGTTTGCTCCGCTCGAGAAGCAAGCGCTGGCGAGCCAAACCAAGGCGAAGACTAACGTCAAAACGGTTAGCGCAGCGAAGCTCAGCACGACTCAAGCCTTAGCCCCCTGAGAACACTCCGGTGAATGAACCGATCGCCTATCTGCAAGGTTCGTGGCTCCCGCTCTCGCAGGCGAGTGTTAGCGTGCTCGATGGCGGATTTGTGCAGGGGGTGACCATTGCCGAACAGCTTCGCACCTTTGGTGGCCAACTCTTTCGGCTCGAGCGCCATCTAGAGCGGCTGTCGCGGTCCCTCTCGATCGTCGGCGTCGATCCGGGGCTCACGCTGGAGAAGATCGCCGAACTAGCCTACGAGACTATCGCGCGGAATCGGCAGCTCGTCGAGCCGGCCGATGATCTCGGGCTGACGATGTTTGTGACTCCCGGCGTCTACGCGACCTTCAGTGCACTAGCGCGACAGCCGGGACCTGCGGTCGGCATTCATGCCCAGCCCCTCCCTTTCTTTCAGTGGCACGAGAAGTATGCGACTGGCGAGTCACTCGTGGTCACCGATGTGATGCAAGTTCCGGGTGCTTGCTGGCCAACGGAACTCAAATGCCGTAGTCGCATGCACTACTTCCTAGCCGATAAACGTGCGCGTGAGATCGAGCCCGGAGCCCGCGCACTGATGCTCGACGAAACGGGGCATGTCACCGAGGCATCGACTGCGAATGTGGTGATTTATCGCGCGAGTGAAGGGCTTGTTTCACCCCCGCGCGAGAGCATTTTGCCTGGCGTGAGTGTTGCCGTCCTTGAGGAACTAGCCGCGAAACTGGCGATTCCTTTTGTGCATCGTCGGCTGTTGCCTGTCGATTTTGAAACAGCCGACGAAGTGCTGCTCTGTAGCACAAGTCCTTGCGTCTGGTCGGTCACGCGGGTGAATGGCAAAGCGATCTCGGCGAGCAAACCCGGTCCGATAGCCGCTCGCTTGCAAGCTGCGTGGAGCGACCTAGTGGGGCTCGACATTGTCGCGCAGGCCCGTCAATTTGCCACGCGCGCGTTCCCTCAAAAATCGTAGCCAGCGATGTGCGTGCTTACGCGGCACGTCCATCGCCAGTTTTCGACGTGTTTTGCGTCATCAGCGACACAACGATTAGGACGAGAAATCCGAGCGGAATGGTCACGATGGCCGGCTGGCTAAACGGTGCCCAAGCTTGCTCGACTGGCAGTTGGTAGATGTCTTTGAAGGCTTGCTGGCTGAGGAGAATCCAGCCGAGCGAAGCGATCATTCCGACAAAAATTGCCGCCGTAATTCCTTGTCGTGTCGTTCGCTTCCAGAACAGCAACATGACGAGCGATGGGAGGTTGGCCGAAGCGGCGACGTTGAACGCCCAGCCTACGAGAAACGTGACGTTAAAGTTCTCGAACACAATGCCGAGTGCCATTGCCAGAACGCCGACAACCACAGCGGCAACCTTTCCCGCTCTCACTTTTTGTTCGTCGGTAAGATCCATCCGCAAGCAGTTGGTCATCAAGTCGTGTGCGACGGCGCCGCTGGCCGCGAGGATCAAGCCACTCACAGTTCCCAGCACCGTCGTAAATGCAATCGCCGAGATCACAGCAAACGGCAACTCGCCGAAACTGCGCGACAGTAGTGGCGCGGTCATGTTCTGGTTCGACGGGTCGATTGTTCCACCGGTCATCGCTCCGAGCCCGAGGTACATCGTGAGGATGTAGAAGAAGCCGATCGTGGCGATGCCGACCACGGTGCTCTTCCGCGCTGCCGACTGATCCTTCACCGTGTAGTAACGAATCAAAATGTGGGGGAGCGAAGCGGTGCCGCAAAACAGGGCGAGCATCAGCGACCAGAAGTCGAGCTTGGCTGCGATGGTGTTGCCACGAACACTGGCGAACGTGGGACTAGCGCCGGGTGTCAGCAAGTCGTTGCCGCGCAGAATCACTGGGTAGTAGATCTTCATTTTTCCAGAAGGATCGGCCACATCTTGGGAGCGATACACCACGATGTCGCTCTGGTCGATGGTCGCAAAGTAGTTGAGTGGGCCAATCGGTCCAGACTTGTTGACTTCACCCGGCAAGCGAAAGACTTCGCCTACAGGACGGAGATCGGCCTGCCCTTCTCCCTTCCCCTGAGGCAGCCCACCGACAAAACTTTTGCCGTCGATCTGCTGCACGTACTGCGCGGCTGCATAGGTGTTTTCGGGACGATCGAGCTTGCGGTAGATCGTCATCAGATTCGTCGAGGTATCTCGAAAGCGAACGTACGGAAGATCACTCCAGACACCCTCGGCGGCGATCGGTTCGAGTGAGGATTGACTTTGGAGTTCTTCGAGCGTGAGGGGTGTCGTTTTGACGAAATCTTTCGGCTTACCCTCGGTGGTTGTGGTGAGGCCTCGGTTGAGGATCATCACCGTCAAGATCGCGCAGAAGACGACTAGCATCGCCCCCTTGATGAACTGAACCCACGTGGTGCTCACCATGCCGGCAGTGACAACAATCAGCACCACCACAAAGCCGACCGCCAGCACACCTTGCCAGTGGTCGAAACCAAGGAGCGGCTTCACGAGGGTACCAGCGCCAACCATTTGCGGAATCAGATAGAAAAGGCTGACCACCAGGGTGCTGATGGCAGCGGCCAGTTTCACGCCGCGGCTTTGATACTTGGCATCGAGCGCGTCGGCGAAAGTGAATTTGCCGAGATGCTTGAGCGGTTCGGCAATCACCAGCAGCGCGACGATCCACCCGGCGAGGTATCCGATGGAGTACAAGAATCCATCGTAGCCATAAAAGGCGATCATGCCGCAGATGCCGAGGAACGACGCTGCCGAGAGATAGTCTCCGGCAAAGGCGACGCCATTAACGAGCCATGGAATTTCGCCATGCGCGGCGAAATAACCTTGCGCACTTTTGGCGCGCGAGCCCAGATAGAACGAGAATCCAAGAACGCCGAGCACGAAAACTGCAAAGACGGCGGCGGCAGCGAGTGAAGGTTCGTAGATCACTTGGCAGCCTCCTTGCGACGAGCGTCAGCGGCTCGTTCATCGGCAGGCTTACCAGCGAACATCATGTAGATGAACGCGACAACGACCGCTCCCAAAATCAGAGCGAGGCCGTAAATGATGGCCAAGTTCACGCCGCCGAGAATTGGCTGACCCATGGCGCTCGGCCAGAGGCCGCTGAGCACCATGAACCCGGCGTAGAACGAGGTGTAGAGGACAAACAGGATGGTTGCCAGCGGGTTACCGCCGGTGAGGTCCACTTCGGCGGACTTCGCCTCGGGACCGGGAGAGGAGGATGATTTCATAGCGGCAAAGAATAACAAGCCGCCTGCTGGATGTCACGCGCCACCTGCGATTAATAGATGACGCGTGGGGTCTGTTTCGGCGGCAGAGTTGCCGTGTCGCCGACTAAATCGGCACCGCTTCAATCAGGCTGTGAGGTTGCGAGGTCGGTGTAATCGAGGTGAGTTCGAATCCGGCCCCCGCGAGGAGTACGCGGTATTCGTCTTCCGTCCGTTCCTTGCCATCACAAATCACCATCATCTCGAGGTCGAGCAAGTTGGCAAATGAGGGGGCGAAATTGGGTGGAACCACGATTTCGACTAGCATCAGCCGACCCTGAGGACCAATCGCTTCGCGGCAGGACTTCAAAATGGCCGTTGCTTTTTCGTCGTTCCAGTCGTGAATGATGTGCTTCAGGAGGTAGAGATCGCCCCCGGTCGGAACGCTCGCGAAGAAGTTGCCAGCAGCGGTCGATAGCCTGTCGGAGAGTCCGCTGGACTGAATCGCGGAAGCTGCACCCTCGACAACCGACGGCGCATCGAACACGATCCCACGGACATTTTTATGTTTTTGCAAAATTGCGGTCAGAATCGCCCCGTGGCCACCACCCACGTCGATGATGGTCCCGAACGGGGAGAAGTCGTAGGCTTCGAGCATGGCGCTGGCAGCTCGCTCGGAAAAGCCAGTCATCCCTTCATTGAAGGTCGCTGCTTCTTCGGGATGTTTACCGAGGTAGTCGAACACCCCTTCGCCAAACATGCGATCAAATACAGGTTGTCCCGACTTCACCGATGCGGCGAGTTCGCCCCACGGTTTCCAGCTCCAGGGATCGCAAACGTAGGTGGCGATAGGGCGCATCGAGCCGGGAACGTCACTCCGTAGCATCTCTCCGAGTGAAGTGAGCGCGAAACGAGCTTCGTGATCAGCGGTAAGCACATTCACCCCCACGAGCGCGCGAAGCACGCGGTAGAGATGACCTGCGTGGAGCCCAGTTGCTTCGGCGATCTCGACCGCTGTCATTGGTCCCTTGGCCAGCAAGTCGGCAATGCGATACCGCGCGACCACCGAAATGGCCTGCGTGATTGCCTTGCCAAAAATCATCTGCATCATCAGCGCTTCAGGTGGTGGTCCTGAAGGAGCATCACCCGTCAATCGCGAGTCAACTTCCTGCGTCATTCGACATCCTTCGAGAGTGAAATACGGTCTCCTGGGGGCGATCATTTCGAATATCGAAAAGACCGCCAGAGGACAACATTTCTACTATATCGAAAGATGTTTGCGACGCAGGTACAGAGGCCGAACACGATGACGATCGAAGCTCCGAAACTACTTCTTGGGTGCTAGCGCTGGCTTGCTCGAGGTGGCTGCTGTCGCTGCTGTTTCGGTAGTTGCAGCAGCTGCTGCCGCCTTGGGCTTATCCTTCGACTTGAGTTCGGCTGCTCGCGCTTTTCGCTTGGCCGATGCGTCGGCACGCAGCTTTGTCACTTCGGCAAGTTGCTCGGCGGAGAGAACTGCATCGATCTCGGAATCGCGAGTCGCTTGCATCGATTTGATCTGAGCAGCTAGAGCATCGATTTTGTCGGCGTACTGCTGCTGGATCTTGTAGATCTCGTCGCGCTGATCTTCGCTCACAATGTCTTTGAAGTAGGCCGGCAATCTCCCTTTGGGAATGGCTGGCAGTTCGGCTGTCGCTGCTGCCGGCGCTTCGGCCGCCCCCTCTTGAGCCACAAGCACGCTCGTGCTGCAACAAAACGATGTCACGAACCCGACGGCCACGATCATCATCCCGGCCCAGTGACGAAGCGCCTCGGCTGATCGCTTACGAGCATCAATCGCGGCCGAATTAGTTAGCATCGCACCCAGGCCCCCATCCACAGCTTGCAAACCCTTCATAAGTCACCCATGAATCCCCTGATAGAGCTATGAAAAACACCATGGCTAATTTAATGCTACTTGTGAGGGGTATTGCAACTCCATTCTGGGAAATCTCGTGGTTTTTTCGAAGAAAGCTGTAAGCAGAGTCTTGCAAATACATTGCGGCGAATCGTTCGCATCCACGAGGCCAGCAGTGATGGGCGAGGTGCTAAGATAGGCTGCGATGCTTCCCTGCAGCGTTTCTGATTGAACGTTCTAAAACTCTCGCTCTTTCGGCCCAATACCATGCTTCGGTTTGACTGCGTTATCGAAACCGCACCACTCCCTCGTCGCTATCAAGAGGCGATTGAGCTCGATGGGGTGCGTGTGGTTCCGGTCGCCAAAGGGGCCGATCAGTCGGCACCGTGGGGAGTCACATTCGATGATGCGGGAGAGCAACTTGCGACGATCGAGCGACTCTATTTTGAGCCCGATGGTTCCATCGTCTGGGCGAAAGAAGATGAAGCTGGCCAGCGGTGGCAAGTGGATGGCAATCTCTACGACCGTGGTCCCGAACTGGGCTATGTGCAGTTGATGGGGCGATGTCCGGCAGCAGCGTTCGAGCAACTTCTAAGCGTGCTCGGCTGGCCCGAGGCTCCTCTGGTGTTTCAGTTGCCAAGAGCGGGTGTGGTGCTTGAGTATGACGAGTTTATGAAGTGGGCGCGGCGCGAAGGCTGATAGTTTTATGCGCTGCGTTTGACTTCATGTCTCAGAGACCGCAGCCGTAGTGGATGACGCGGGGAGTGAAGGTGTGTTTCGGCGTGTGGAGAGCCACAGCAGCACGCCGCCGAGCATCGCCACAGTAGCGGCTAGGACGAGCCACATTGTGGGGAGCGTTTCCGCCTGAGAATCGGGTAGCCACTGCGCCGCAACAAGCTCGGTTTTGTAGTACCCCATGAGGACGACGATGCCGTTGTGCATCACGTGGATCAGCATGCCTGGAAGCACACTGCCGCTGCGCCAAGCAACGCCTCCCAGGACCACTCCGAGCAGCATGCTGGAAAGAACGCGATCGACTGCTACCACGCCTCCCACCGAAAGGTGAAACAGCCCGAACGCCAGACTTGTTGCGCCGATGGCGAGAGGGGCCGAGAGTCGATGGCGACATGCGCCGAGCAAATAGCCGCGAAAGAACCATTCCTCGCAAATGCCGGGAACGACGGCGATGGCAAGCACGATAGCCATGGCGGGAAGCTTGCGCCAGGCATCGAGCGCGCCTGTGAGTTTGTCGGCGAGCATTTTGAGTTGATCGTCGGAAATGCTCGAAAATCCGCGATTGCGAACTTCGAGCATCAGCTGCGATGCCAAAGGCCAGAGCGAAATGCCAAGTAGAATCGCAGCCACCCACACCAGTGGCGTGACGCGGTGAATCTGAAATCCGCTCCGCAGCTGAACGCTGGAAACAACCGCCAGCAGGAGTGGTACCATCGCAAACACAGCGATGGTGATGAGACTGCTCGCCAGGAGTTGCACAGGCATCGAGCTCTCGCGAAAGAGTGCAACGACACCATTGCCCAGGAAGTAGCAGGGATAGACGATCGCGACGCTCATCGCTGCGGCCACAATCGTGGGGGATGTTCGCGGCGTGAGTGGTTTGGCAAAGAGGTCGCTCCACGAACCGCTACTTCCGTACAAAATCGCGTCGCTTCCAAAAATTCGTGCGGCGAGTGCCAAAGCGGCGATGGCGTAGAGTACGGTGGAAAAAACAGCGACCGTCGCGCCAAAGGGTTCGGCTGTTCCTGCCAGAACATCGCGAGCCAGCAGCACCATGTTGGCAAGTGGCGTGACTGTCAGAATTCCTTCGAGTCGCATGCCGGGCATGAGGCTCACAAAACCTGGTCCCAGGGAAATGAGCATCAGCGGAATGAGATAGGCTTGGGCTTCTTTGAAGCTTCGCGCGAAGCTGGTGAGGGTCAGCAGTAGTGCGGAAAAGAATGCGGCAAAAAGGAGCAGCAGCGCTAGTAGCTGCACGACGAGACTCAGCGTGATTCCTCCCTCGCCGACCAGTGCCGTAGCAAGGCCTGTGCTGGTGAGGGTGACGGTCATGGCGAGCAGATTCACAGCGGCAGTGAGCATCGCCACGGTGACGACAGCGACGTATTTGGCTGCCAAGAGTCGAAAGCGAGGTACCGGCGCTGCCATCAGCGACTCGAGCGTACCACGTTCTCGTTCGCCAGCGGTCAAGTCGATAGCCGGGTAAACGGCGCCGGTAATGGTCATCAGAATCAAGATTAGCGGAACGATGCTGGCGAGCTGAACGCCACTTTTAGCTTGCGACTCGATCGCAGTGAACTCATAGCTGATTTTATTATTCGTCGGTGACGCAACCGCGCGGAGTCGCGACTTCAAATCGGCCAGGTTGGCCGCTTCGAGCCGTTCTTCGATGAAACTGGCGAGCTGACTCGAGAGAGGTGTTTCGCTGCGATATTTGAGGATGATTTTGGCAGGATCGCCCGGGTCGCGCGCGACAATCAGATCCATATCGAGCGCTTCGAGCGACGATTGCAGTTGCTTGGGATCGGGAGCGACAAACCACTGGATGTCGGTCACTTTACGCGCGGTCGGATCGACTAAGGGGGTGGTTGTATTGTCGCTCTCTGCCTCGCTCTTGGTCCGCAGCGCCTTATCCCCCTCAACCACCCAGCGCTGCAAGTCCTCCACGAGTTGTTCATCGGCCGAACCGACGTGCCAGCGAATTTTGCTGAGACTCGAGGCACTGCTGAACAGAAACTGCTGCAGTCCCAAGCTCAGAAGTGGATAGACCAGCAGTGGCATGAGTACCAAGGTGACAATCGTGCGACGATCGCGCAACGTCTCGCGCAGTTCCTTGCGCGCCAGTCGCCACCAACGGATTTGCTGCGTCCGTGGAGCAGGGGTCGTGTTGCCAGGCATGCGGTTCATGCTGCGTCCTCGCTGGGATCGGTCGTGGTATCGAGTCCCGCGAGGAACATCTCGGTGAGTGTGCGCTGTCCGGTGGCCGCCTGCAGATCAGCCAGGGTCCCTTCGTGCATCATCTTGCCCCGATTGAGGAGACCAAAGCGGCTGCAAAAACGCTCTGCTTCGTCAAGACGATGGGTGCTGACAATCACCGCCTTGCCTTGCGTTCGGGCAGTGGCGATGAAATCGAAAATCACTTTGCTTCCAATGACATCGAGGCCACGCGTTGGCTCATCGAGCAGCAGAACGGGTGGATCATGCACGAGTGAACGAGCAAGATTCACACGCTGCTTTTGGCCGGTGCTGAGCGTTGCGCAGCGCTGATCGACAAATCGCTCGAGCGACAAAAGCTTGGTCAAATCTTCTACGCGTTTCGCGGCGAAATCATCGGAGAGTCCGTAGAGATCGGCGAAAAAATGGAGCATTTCTCGCGGCGTGAGCCACTGATAGAGACCGGCCGATGTCGAGACAAGTCCCACACGGGCCTTTACTTCATCGGGAGAGTTGCTCGTCCGAAAACCATCGACCTCGGCATAGCCGCTCGTTGGTTCGAGCAATCCGAGGATCATGCGCAGTGTGGTGGTTTTGCCAGCTCCGTTTTCGCCGAGAAGCCCGTAAGCTTCGCCCGATTCAACGCGAAAACTGAGGCTATCGACGGCTAAAACTTCCGACTGGCCTTGAGAGAATCGTCGTGTGAGTTCGACCACCGAGATCATGCGCGTAGGTCTACTTTCGAAGCTCGGAAATGTCGCAGAGAAGAAGAGTTGCCGAGCTGATGAGGAGAGAACGGTCGAGCCACCCTACATCGCTCGACCGCGCTTCGCGATAAACTAGGCACTTCCGTATCCTCTAAGATTTTCAGGCAGTATGCCAGACGACATCCCAAGCTTTGCGATCCTTGCCGCAATACTCCTCGTGGGGAGCGTGCTGCAAGGAATGATTGGATTTGCGTCGGCCCTGCTCGGCACGCCGCTGTTTCTGCTCGCCGGGGTGACACTTCCCCAGGCGGTGGCCATTAATCTGATCGCCTCGACCGTTCAAAACGTAACCGCTGCTTGGAAGATGCGCCGCGAGATCGATTTTCGTGGGGCGCGGCGACCCGCCCTGCTCCGCTTAGTCA
This window of the Pirellula staleyi DSM 6068 genome carries:
- a CDS encoding aminotransferase class IV, giving the protein MNEPIAYLQGSWLPLSQASVSVLDGGFVQGVTIAEQLRTFGGQLFRLERHLERLSRSLSIVGVDPGLTLEKIAELAYETIARNRQLVEPADDLGLTMFVTPGVYATFSALARQPGPAVGIHAQPLPFFQWHEKYATGESLVVTDVMQVPGACWPTELKCRSRMHYFLADKRAREIEPGARALMLDETGHVTEASTANVVIYRASEGLVSPPRESILPGVSVAVLEELAAKLAIPFVHRRLLPVDFETADEVLLCSTSPCVWSVTRVNGKAISASKPGPIAARLQAAWSDLVGLDIVAQARQFATRAFPQKS
- a CDS encoding cation acetate symporter, translating into MIYEPSLAAAAVFAVFVLGVLGFSFYLGSRAKSAQGYFAAHGEIPWLVNGVAFAGDYLSAASFLGICGMIAFYGYDGFLYSIGYLAGWIVALLVIAEPLKHLGKFTFADALDAKYQSRGVKLAAAISTLVVSLFYLIPQMVGAGTLVKPLLGFDHWQGVLAVGFVVVLIVVTAGMVSTTWVQFIKGAMLVVFCAILTVMILNRGLTTTTEGKPKDFVKTTPLTLEELQSQSSLEPIAAEGVWSDLPYVRFRDTSTNLMTIYRKLDRPENTYAAAQYVQQIDGKSFVGGLPQGKGEGQADLRPVGEVFRLPGEVNKSGPIGPLNYFATIDQSDIVVYRSQDVADPSGKMKIYYPVILRGNDLLTPGASPTFASVRGNTIAAKLDFWSLMLALFCGTASLPHILIRYYTVKDQSAARKSTVVGIATIGFFYILTMYLGLGAMTGGTIDPSNQNMTAPLLSRSFGELPFAVISAIAFTTVLGTVSGLILAASGAVAHDLMTNCLRMDLTDEQKVRAGKVAAVVVGVLAMALGIVFENFNVTFLVGWAFNVAASANLPSLVMLLFWKRTTRQGITAAIFVGMIASLGWILLSQQAFKDIYQLPVEQAWAPFSQPAIVTIPLGFLVLIVVSLMTQNTSKTGDGRAA
- a CDS encoding DUF485 domain-containing protein, coding for MKSSSSPGPEAKSAEVDLTGGNPLATILFVLYTSFYAGFMVLSGLWPSAMGQPILGGVNLAIIYGLALILGAVVVAFIYMMFAGKPADERAADARRKEAAK
- a CDS encoding ArsR family transcriptional regulator, producing the protein MTQEVDSRLTGDAPSGPPPEALMMQMIFGKAITQAISVVARYRIADLLAKGPMTAVEIAEATGLHAGHLYRVLRALVGVNVLTADHEARFALTSLGEMLRSDVPGSMRPIATYVCDPWSWKPWGELAASVKSGQPVFDRMFGEGVFDYLGKHPEEAATFNEGMTGFSERAASAMLEAYDFSPFGTIIDVGGGHGAILTAILQKHKNVRGIVFDAPSVVEGAASAIQSSGLSDRLSTAAGNFFASVPTGGDLYLLKHIIHDWNDEKATAILKSCREAIGPQGRLMLVEIVVPPNFAPSFANLLDLEMMVICDGKERTEDEYRVLLAGAGFELTSITPTSQPHSLIEAVPI
- a CDS encoding ABC transporter permease subunit/CPBP intramembrane protease; this encodes MNRMPGNTTPAPRTQQIRWWRLARKELRETLRDRRTIVTLVLMPLLVYPLLSLGLQQFLFSSASSLSKIRWHVGSADEQLVEDLQRWVVEGDKALRTKSEAESDNTTTPLVDPTARKVTDIQWFVAPDPKQLQSSLEALDMDLIVARDPGDPAKIILKYRSETPLSSQLASFIEERLEAANLADLKSRLRAVASPTNNKISYEFTAIESQAKSGVQLASIVPLILILMTITGAVYPAIDLTAGERERGTLESLMAAPVPRFRLLAAKYVAVVTVAMLTAAVNLLAMTVTLTSTGLATALVGEGGITLSLVVQLLALLLLFAAFFSALLLTLTSFARSFKEAQAYLIPLMLISLGPGFVSLMPGMRLEGILTVTPLANMVLLARDVLAGTAEPFGATVAVFSTVLYAIAALALAARIFGSDAILYGSSGSWSDLFAKPLTPRTSPTIVAAAMSVAIVYPCYFLGNGVVALFRESSMPVQLLASSLITIAVFAMVPLLLAVVSSVQLRSGFQIHRVTPLVWVAAILLGISLWPLASQLMLEVRNRGFSSISDDQLKMLADKLTGALDAWRKLPAMAIVLAIAVVPGICEEWFFRGYLLGACRHRLSAPLAIGATSLAFGLFHLSVGGVVAVDRVLSSMLLGVVLGGVAWRSGSVLPGMLIHVMHNGIVVLMGYYKTELVAAQWLPDSQAETLPTMWLVLAATVAMLGGVLLWLSTRRNTPSLPASSTTAAVSET
- a CDS encoding ATP-binding cassette domain-containing protein, which translates into the protein MISVVELTRRFSQGQSEVLAVDSLSFRVESGEAYGLLGENGAGKTTTLRMILGLLEPTSGYAEVDGFRTSNSPDEVKARVGLVSTSAGLYQWLTPREMLHFFADLYGLSDDFAAKRVEDLTKLLSLERFVDQRCATLSTGQKQRVNLARSLVHDPPVLLLDEPTRGLDVIGSKVIFDFIATARTQGKAVIVSTHRLDEAERFCSRFGLLNRGKMMHEGTLADLQAATGQRTLTEMFLAGLDTTTDPSEDAA